In the Bacillus sp. HSf4 genome, GGGAAACAAAATTAACTGGACGGTTGATGTGCTGTTTACACTGGTGACATTAATCAGTGTATGGTGGCTTACGCTTTACATCGATGAGTCGAATCAGCTCGTCTATAAGCTGAAGGAAAGCGAGAAAAAATACAAACAGCTATCAGCAGAAACCAACCGTATCATGGATAACCTGCAGGAGATCGTCTTTCAGACCGACCGGAAAGGGATCATCACCTTTTTGAACCAGGCGTGGACCACCCTGACAGGCTACAGTGTCGAATCAAGCCTCGGGACGATGTATAACGATTACTTTGATCATGAAGAGCGCATTTCAAATCATCTGAATCAGCAGCTGAAGAACAAGGAGCATGAAGGAAGAATCGAAGTCTTATATCATCGAAAAGACGGAAGCAAGTTTTGGGGCGAAGTCCACTATAAATTATATTATACAAACGGCCAATTTACGGGAAGCCTGGGGACGCTGACAGATGTTACAGAGCGGAAAAAAGCCGAAATGGAGCTGTTTAAATCAAATCAGCGGCTTGCCATGCAGTCGCAAAAGCTTGCGATGGCGGGGCAGCTTGCCGCCGGGATCGCCCATGAAGTCAGGAACCCTCTGACCTCTGTTAACGGTTTTTTGCAATTGATGAAAACCGAGTATCCAGACAGATCCAGCTACTTTGACATTATTTTTTCCGAGATCAAAAGAATCGACTGTGTGCTTGGCGAACTGCTTGTGCTGGCCAAACCCCATCAGGTTCAATTTAAGAAAATCAAAATCAATTCAGTGCTTCGTCAGGTCGCGACCTTGCTTGAAACCAATGCCGTGCTTTCCCGCATCAAAATCGAAAAAACGTTTGAAAACGGGAAAGAATGGGAAATCAACGGTGATGAAAATCAAATTAAGCAAGTGTTTATTAACTTAATCAAAAATGGAATTGAAGCCATGCCTGATGGAGGGAAAATCACCATTTCCACTGAACAGGAAGATGATTTCGTAAAGGTGAGCATCAAAGATGAGGGCGGCGGCATTTCCCAAGCCGATTTGGCAAAGCTGGGCGAACCTTTCTTTTCTACGAAAGAAGAAGGGACAGGACTCGGTCTGACAATTTGCCTGAACATCATCGGTGCTCATAACGGGGAAATGAAGATCGACAGCAAATTGGGTGAGGGGAGCACCTTCCACATTCTGCTGCCGATCGATAAAGATGAACCGCTTGACAAGCAGTATGCTGAGGAAACATATTGCGGTCACACGACGTAAAAATAATAGAGGAAAAATATGATGTCGTATGATAGAATTTGTTAAAGATTGACCGATGGAGGAATAACCGATGAAAAAAGAATTTGCAGTAATTGGACTCGGCCGGTTCGGCGGCAGCATTTGCAAGGCGCTGAGCGAGGAAGGCTTAGAAGTGATGGCGATCGATGTCGATGAGGATCGGGTGAACGAATACGCCAAAATCGCTTCACATGCTGTAATAGGAGATACAACTGACGAATCTGTGCTTAAAAACCTCGGACTCCGCAATTTTGATCATGTTATTGTGGCAATCGGGGAAAATATTCAGGCGAGCATTTTAACGACGCTGATTTTAAAAGAGCTCGGCGTTAAAATGATCACGGTGAAAGCGCAAAATGACTACCACGAAAAGGTGCTGTCCAAAATCGGAGCCGACCGGATCGTTCATCCGGAGCGTGAAATGGGCAAAAGAATTGCTCATAATATCGTCTCCAACAATGTGCTCGACTATCTTGAACTCTCAGATGAACACAGTCTCGTCGAAATCGCGGCGAACGGCAAACTGGCCGGAAATACGCTGCTTGATCTTGATATTCGCGCCAGGTACGGCATTAATATCGTCGCGATTAAGCGCGAGAAAGAAGTGATTGTTTCCCCGCTTGCAACGGAGGAGATTCAAAAAGACGATATCTTAATCGTCATCGGCTCGAACCCCGACATTGAAAGGTTTGAAAAAAAGGTGTTTCAACGATGATCAAACAAGCCGTAAGCGTTTTGCGCTTACGGTTTTTTTTATCTTTTCATTGACTGTTGAGAGCGATTCGGCTACGATATTGAACCATATACATCAGAAAAAGAGAGGGGTTATCAACCTTTGGATAAAGAGGTGCTCATCAATCGGCTCGGCGCTGCCAGTCATCGCAAAAAAGCTGATACAGTCATCAAAAACGGAAAAATCATGGATGTTTTCAATCAGGAATGGTTGGAGACGGACATTGCCATTGAAAACGGAGCCATCGTCGGTTTAGGCGATTATGAGGGAGAGAACATCATTGACGCAAAAGGGCAGATGATTGTTCCCGGATTTATTGACGGACATGTTCATATCGAGTCTTCGATGGTGCCGCCGGCCGAATTTGCCAAAGCGGTGATTCCTCATGGTGTCACAACCGTAATCACAGACCCCCACGAAATCGCCAATGTCTCAGGAATCAAAGGGCTGACATTTATGATGGAACAAGCCCGCCGGACGAAGCTGAACATTCATTTTATGCTTCCTTCATGCGTTCCTGCTGCAGCGTTTGAAAAGTCCGGAGCGGTGTTGAATGCAGAGGATCTGAAGCCTTTTTACAACCGCAATGAAGTGCTCGGCCTTGCCGAGGTGATGGATTATGTTGCGGTGGAGGCGGCCGAAAGCGATATGACGCAAAAGCTTGCTGACGCTCATCTCGCCGGCAAGCGGATCGACGGGCACCTGGCCGGTCTTCCGCCCAAGCTTGTCAACGTCTACAGGGCCGCAGGCGTGCTGACCGATCATGAGGTGACAACCCCGGAAGAAGCGCTTGAAAGAATCAGAAGGGGAATGTACGTCATGCTCAGAGAGGGGTCTGTTGCTAAGAATGTACGGCATGTACTGCCTGCGGTCAATGAGAAAAATGCAAGGCGTTTCTTTTTTTGTACGGATGACAAACATTTGGATGAGCTGATTGATGAAGGGAGTATCAATCATCAGGTTAAACTGGCCATTCAATCCGGACTTGATCCTTTTCTCGCATATCAAATGGGAAGTCTTCATGCAGCGGAATGCTACGGCTTGAAAACGAAGGGAGCTGTTGCCCCCGGTTATGATGCAGACCTTCTGTTCATCAGCGACTTAACAAATGTGGACATCACACAGACGATGATCGGCGGTGTGATCTATAAAGAAGCCGATACATGCCTTTCCAGCAGCAAACTTGACGCCGCCTTGCTTCAATCCGTGCACCTGCCCAAGTTCGAGCTATGCGACCTTGAGATTCCGATTGTTCAAGACAGGGATATCCGTGTCATCGAAATTATTCCCAACCAGCTTGAAACAAGGCTTTTTTTGACCAAGCCGGATGAAGAACCGAATTTTCAGGCCGATACAGAAAACGATTTGCTGAAGATCGCGGTGATAGAACGTCACAGCGGCAAAAAGGAAATCGGTCTTGGCATTGTCAAAGGATTCGGATTAAAAGAAGGGGCGATTGCGACGACCATTTCCCACGACTCTCATAATCTGATTGCTGTCGGGACAAACGATCGGGATCTGTTGAAAGCGATCGAACGACTCGGGGAAATCGGCGGAGGTTTGACCGTGGCCAAAGCAGAGAAAGAACTTCATTCCGTCGCCCTGCCAATAGCGGGGCTATTGTCCGACAAGCCGATTGACACCGTCAATGAAAGCTTGCTGTCACTTCATGAAGCATTGCAGCAAACCGGGTTTTCAGGTGATTTTAATCCATTTTTAACCCTTTCATTTCTGGCGCTTCCCGTCATTCCCGATATCAAGATGACGACGGAAGGACTGTTTGATGTGAAGGCCTTTCAGCATATTCCGATTCAATCCTAAAAAAACGGATACACCTATTGGTGTATCCGTTATTATTTACACTTCCATAATGATCGGCAGGATCATTGGGCGGCGCTTCGTTTTTTCGTATAGGAAAGGTGCGAGTGTGTCCGTGATTTCGTTTTTGATTTCAGACCACTGCGTTGTTTTGCGCTCCATCACTTTTTGAAGGTGGCTTGCGATCAGGTCTTGCGCTTCATTAATCAAATCGCCTGATTCCCTCATGTAGACAAAGCCTCTTGAAATTAAGTCAGGTCCTGCGGACACTTTGAATTCTTTCATATTGATGCTGACTACGACAATGACGAGCCCTTCTTCAGAAAGGATGCGGCGGTCGCGAAGCACAATGTTGCCGATATCGCCGATGCCGCTTCCGTCAATATAAACATTGCCGGAAGGGATTTTTCCCGCGACAGATGCTTCATCACTTGTCAAAGCAAGCACTTCACCATTATCCATGATAAAGCAGTTTTCCTCCGGAATCCCGCAATCTGTCGCCAGTTTCACGTGCATTTTCTGCATTCGGTATTCACCGTGAATCGGCATGAAGAATTTCGGCTTGATCAAACGAAGCATCAGCTTTTGTTCTTCCTGCCCGCCGTGTCCGGACGTATGAATATTCGTCACGGCTCCATGGATGACATCTGCACCCGCCCGGTAAAGCTGATTGATCGTGCGGCTGACACTGATCGTATTGCCCGGGATCGGAGAAGATGAAAATACGACCGTATCCCCGGGGTTGATGGAGATTTGCCGGTGGGTGCCGTTTGCAATCCGTGATAGCGCGGCCATCGGTTCACCTTGGCTTCCGGTACAGAGAATCGTTACCTTTCCGGCAGGCAGCCTGTTGATTTCATTCCCTTCAATAAACGTGTTTTTCGGGCATTTAATATATCCGAGTGTTTGTCCGATTTCAATGGCATTCTCCATGCTTCGTCCAAAAACGGCAACTTTTCGCCCGTTGGCAACAGCCGATTCGATCACCTGCTGCAGACGGTGAATGTTTGAAGCGAAGGTCGCAAAGATGATCCGGCCTTCAACTTTGCGGAAAATATCATCAATGCTTTCACCGACTTTGCGTTCTGACATGGTGAAGTCAGGGATTTCACTGTTTGTGCTGTCAGACAGCAGACAAAGTACGCCTTCTTTGCCGATTTCGGCCATCTTGGTTAAGTTGGCTGGTTCGCCTACCGGAGTAAAATCAAATTTAAAGTCACCGGTATGTACGATGTTTCCTTGCGGCGTTTTGACGACGATCCCGTATGAGTCAGGAATGCTGTGGGTCGTCCGGAAGAAAGAAACAGCTGTTTTTCTGAATTTGACAATATCGTCCTCTTCAATAATATGAAGTTTTGTCTGGCGCAGAAGGCCGTGTTCTTCAAGCTTTTTTCTCAAGAGGCCGATCGCCAGCTGTCCGCCGTAAACAGGGATGTTGACCTGTTTCAAAAGGTATGGGATGCCTCCGATGTGGTCTTCATGTCCGTGCGTAATGAAAAGGCCTTTGATCTTTTCTTCATTTTTGACTAAATAAGTGTAATCTGGGATGACATAATCGATTCCGAGAAGCTCGTCCTCGGGAAACTTAATGCCTGCATCGATCAGCACAATCTCGTCCTGAAATTGTACACCGTACGTGTTTTTGCCGATTTCCCCAAGTCCGCCAAGGGCAAATACAGCCGTTTGGTCATTTTTAACAAATTTCATTCATTCATAACTCCAATACTTTAAAATTTTCGCTTTGCTTTTCGTATTCTAAAAAAGCGCCTTCAACTTCCTGTATAAACTCAATGTTGTAATTGTATTGTTTTAATTTAGATCTGACTTCACGTTCAGATTGAGCTTCCACAAAAATTGAATCTGTTTTTTCACGAACAGGTACTTCGTCATTACTGCCCTGAAAAAATACCTTATAAATCATCCAAATCTCTCCTTAACTGCCGATTGTTAGACTCATCTTTCTATTATATGCGAAATTGCTTTATAAGAAAAGCGCCTGAGAAAAAAAGGACCCTTCCACATGTGTGAAGGTCCTTTTTAAGCAATCGACTTTCTGCGCATCATACCATTCAGCTGTTTTTTTAATTTCTTCCGCAGACGGCGAAGCATTCGGTTTCCTCCTTTCTCTGACTTGTCCCCATGCCGGTCTTGTTTCTTTAGTTCTATTATATGATGAATTTGTCTATTGTTACATGGTTATTATTGGCATGTGGATTTTGTTTTGGTTTTCAAGTGAAAAGGTTTTCTCTGGACGTTAGTTTTTGTATGATGGAACAGGAGAACGATAAATGATACAAGCTAAGGAGACCTGCAATCATGGATAAAAAGCTGATTTTTTTTGATATCGACGGAACCATTTATGATCATGATAAAAAGATTCCCGCGAGTACAAAACGGGCCATTTCCGATTTGAAAGCGCACGGACACCATGTTTTCATCGCGACAGGAAGGGCTCCGTTCATGGTTGGTGAAGTTCTCGAAGAACTGGACATCCATTCATTTGTCTCATATAACGGACAGTATGTCGTATTCGAAGGTGAGGTCATCTATAAAAACCCGCTATCTGCCGCCTCCCTGGAAAGTTTGCTGGAACATTCGGATCAATGCGGCCACCCGATCGTTTTTATGGGAGAAGAGGGAATGCGCGCTTCGATCGGGGATCATCCCTCTATTCTTGAAGGGATCGGCAGCTTAAAAGTGGCACCTCCGCAGCCTGACCGCTCCTATTATCAAGGAAGGGACATTTTTCAAGTGCTTCTCTTCTGTGATGAGAAGGATGAAGAGCAGTACCGCCGGTTTCGGGAATTCAATTTCATCCGCTGGCACGAGCGTTCGACAGATGTTCTGCCTGCTGGAGGCTCAAAAGCGGAAGGGATCAAAAAGGTCATCGAAAAGCTGCCGTTTGCAAGAAAGGATACATATGCGTTTGGAGACGGTCTGAACGATCTGAAAATGATCGAATTTGCGGGGACGGGAGTTGCGATGGGCAACGCTGTCGAAGAGCTGAAAAAGATCGCCGACTTCGTCACGAAACCGGTTGATGAAGATGGGATTGCATATGCGGTTGAAGCGCTTGGCCTTTTAAAATAGCTGAAGCGGATCGAACTTTCGATCCGCTTTTTGCCGCTATCTGCCGACAGGTATTGCGTTTTCCGGCTCTTTCAGCGGATTTTCTTTGTCGATATGGTCATAGAACATAATGCCGTTTAAGTGATCGATTTCGTGCTGGAAGACGATCGCAGGGTAGCCCTTTAAACGGATGTCAATGTTTTCGCCTTCAAGCGTCGTCGCTTTTACTCTGATCCGCGCATAGCGCGGGACGAAGCCCGGGATCGGCTCGTCAACCGACAGGCAGCCTTCACCGCTTGTCAAGTAGCTTTTCTGGACGGAGTGGCTGACAATCCGGGGATTAAAAAGCGCGTAGCTGTATAATGTGCCGTCTTCGCCTTCGGCATGGACGGCGATCATTCTTTTATTGACATTAATTTGCGGAGCGGCGAGGCCCACTCCTGGACGAAGATTGTATTTTTGAGCGATCTCGGGGTCTTGACTGTTTTTGACAAACTCGATCATTTCAGTCAGCTGCTTTATCTCCGTTTCATTTGCTGGCAATTGCACTTCTTCGGCGACGGTTCTCAAAGCGGGATGACCGTCGCGGACAATGTTTTCCATTGTAATCAACTTCTTCACTCCCACTGATTAATATGTAAAGTATAGCGGATGTTCTCCCCGGCGTGCAATGTCTCTGCATCATAAATGACCAGCCAAAAAAGCGGCTGGTCTTGTTGATTTCACTGAACTAGCAGCCTAAATAAGCCGCACCTACAATAATCAGCAATATAAAGAGAACAACGATCAAAGCGAATGTGCGGCCGTAGCCATATCCACCGTATCCGCCGCCGTACCCGTATCCAGGGCAGCAATAACCGTACATATGAAGACCTCCTCCGTAGTTTTACGCAAAGCCTTTTTTCTTTAGTAGGCATAGCGTCTAATATAAATTATGTAAAAGTCGGATGGTTGTATAGTCGAATGCCCAACATCACGTAAATTTCCCAAATTGATTTTGTTCTAAAACCGTCCCTCCATACATACCGATCTTGTATCGGCATGTCCAAAAACACCGGGATTTTTTGTTGTCAAACATACGAATAAACTTTATAGTGGAATTTGTCTAGATTGGGGGAAGTCAGAGTGAAATCATCAACATTGCGTGTGCCTGCCGTCCTTGCCGTTTTTTGTGCGGCGATATTTTTACTGGCGGGCTGCTTTTGGAAAGATCCCGTAAGTTCTTTGCACGGCTCTCTGGAAAAGATCGTCGAATTGGAAAAGCCGTTTAAAAAGGAGCAGGCATCTCTGAAAAGCTTGGAAAAAAACGAATCGAAGCTTTATGAAGAAATGATCAGGCTGAATATGGATGATTTTGATCAGGTTGTGAAGCTTTCCAATCAGGCGCTGAAAAACGCAGACAAACGCGAAGCGCATTTACAAACGGAAAAGGAAAGCATTGAAAAGGCAAAGCGCGAATTTGAAGCGAATAAAGAGACCGCCGAAAAGATCGGCGATGAAAAGGTGAGGAAAAAAGCGGAGAATGCCGCTTCTTATATGGAGAAGCGCTACAAGGCGTACGGGACGCTTTATGCAGCATATAAAAGCGCCATCGGACTTGACAAAGAATTGTACAAGCTCCTGCAAAATAAGGATCTCGAACTGAGCAAACTCGAAGCCCAGCTGAAGAAAATCAACAAATCGTATGATGATGTATTGAAGCGGAGCAAAGACTTCAACGCTTATACAAAAGATTTTAATCAAGCCAAAAAAGAGTTTTACAAGGCGGCAGGATTTAATGTGAAGGAGAGCTGATTTGAATCGGCTCTCCTTTTTTTGACAAAATCTGTATTGCTATTGTAATACAGATTCTTATCTATACTAGCACAGTTTTATCCCGTTCTGAAGACCGTTAAAACGGGAATTGAATAAAGCGAATACATTTATTGAAATTCGGGAATGAAATCGATTGACGTGTCACATTCGCTGGTGTAAACTTAGCCTTGGTGGAACTTGTTGTATTAGTTTGTTGCAAAAGATAAATGATACAGTTTTAGAACGCGTTGTATTGTCCTTACATAAAAGTTTCGACAACCATCAAAGCGGCTAATATGAAATAAATATGAGTTGCGCCCGTCAATTTAGGACACCCTAATTTTGTATGTATAAGGGATAAACGTCTATGACTGTTAAAAGAAAGGAAGAGGTGACTTGAATATGGCTGCAAAAACGAAAAAAGCAATCGTTGATAGCAAAAAGCAATTTGATGCCATTAAAAAGCAGTTCGAAACGTTTCAAATTTTGAATGAAGAAGGCGAAGTCGTAAATGAAACGGCAATGCCTGATTTATCAGACGATCAATTAAAAGAATTAATGCGCCGCATGGTGTTTACGCGAATTCTGGATCAGCGTTCTATTTCTCTGAACAGACAAGGCCGCCTCGGATTCTATGCGCCGACTGCCGGACAGGAAGCTTCTCAAATAGCAACGCATTTTGCGCTTGAGAAAGAAGACTTCGTCCTTCCGGGCTACCGTGACGTTCCGCAGCTGATCTGGCACGGGCTTCCGCTTTATCAGGCGTTCTTGTTCTCCCGCGGACATTTCCGGGGAAATCAAATGCCGGATGATGTTAATGCGCTTTCACCGCAAATCATCATCGGTGCGCAGTACATTCAGACAGCCGGTGTGGCCCTCGGTCTGAAAAAACGCGGCAAACAAGCAGTAGCGATCACTTATACAGGTGACGGAGGCGCTTCACAAGGGGATTTCTACGAAGGAATCAACTTTGCGGGTGCTTATAAAGCTCCGGCTATCTTCGTCGTCCAAAACAACCGCTATGCGATTTCTACACCTGTAGAAAAACAATCAGCAGCACAAACCATCGCTCAAAAAGCAGCGGCCGCCGGTATCGTCGGCATTCAAGTTGACGGAATGGATGCGCTTGCTGTGTACGCTGCTACCCGTGAAGCTCGTGAGCGCGCTGTTAACGGCGAAGGTCCGACACTGATTGAGACGCTTTGCTTCCGTTACGGTCCTCATACAATGGCGGGCGATGACCCGACGAAATACCGCACGAAAGAAATCGAGAATGAGTGGGAGCAGAAAGATCCGCTCGTACGTTTCCGCAAGTTCTTGGAAAACAAAGGCCTCTGGTCTGAAGAGGAAGAAAACAAAGTAATCGAAGAAGCAAAAGAAGAAATCAAACAGGCGATCAAGAAAGCCGACGAAGAGCCGAAGCAAAAAGTGACCGACCTGATCGACATCATGTATGAAGAGCTTCCTTACAACCTTGCAGAACAAAAGGAAATTTATAAAGAGAAGGAGTCGAAGTAAGCCATGGCGCAAATGACAATGATTCAAGCAATCACTGATGCGTTACGCACAGAACTGAAAAATGACGAAAATGTCTTAGTTTTCGGAGAAGACGTCGGTGTTAACGGCGGCGTGTTCCGTGCGACTGAAGGATTGCAAAAAGAGTTTGGTGAGGATCGCGTATTTGACACTCCTCTTGCCGAATCTGGTATCGGCGGTCTTGCACTCGGTATGGGCTTACAAGGTTTCCGTCCGGTAATGGAAATTCAATTTTTCGGATTCGTGTATGAAGTAATGGATTCAGTTTCCGGCCAAATGGCGCGGATGCGCTACCGTTCCGGCGGCCGCTGGACTTCTCCTGTTACAATCCGTTCCCCGTTTGGCGGCGGTGTTCATACACCAGAGCTTCACGCGGACAGCTTGGAAGGACTTGTTGCACAGCAGCCTGGACTTAAAGTCGTGATCCCTTCAACTCCGTACGATGCAAAAGGACTTTTGATTTCCGCGATCCGCGACAACGATCCGGTCGTCTTCCTTGAGCATATGAAGCTTTATCGTTCATTCCGCCAGGAGGTTCCGGAGGAAGAATACACAATTGAAATCGGAAAAGCCGATGTGAAGCGTGAAGGTACAGATCTTTCCATCATCACGTATGGAGCGATGGTTCACGAATCATTAAAAGCAGCTGAAGAACTTGAAAAAGAAGGCGTATCAGCTGAGGTTGTCGATCTTCGCACAGTCAGCCCGCTTGATATTGACGCAATCATCGCATCTGTTGAGAAAACAGGCCGTGCAATCGTTGTTCAAGAAGCGCAAAAACAAGCAGGTATTGCAGCGAACGTTGTAGCGGAAATCAATGACCGCGCCATCTTAAGCCTTGAAGCACCGGTGCTTCGCGTGGCAGCGCCTGATACTGTATTCCCATTCTCTCAAGCTGAAGGCGTTTGGCTTCCAAACCATAAAGACGTGCTTGAAACTGCAAAAAAAGTATTGGAATTTTAATCTAATCAGATATGAAGGAAGGGGAAAGTTGACGTTTGTCTTTTCCCTTCATGTATTTCCACAGTCAGGCGGGAATTTTCAGCCGTATAACTGACAGTCTGTGAAACAATAACAACTACGTAAATATCTTAGGAGGTCGAAAACTGTGGCATTTGAATTTAAACTTCCGGATATCGGGGAAGGAATCCACGAGGGCGAAATCGTAAAATGGTTCGTCAAGCCAAACGATGAGGTAAACGAAGATGACGTTTTGGCAGAGGTGCAAAACGATAAAGCTGTTGTAGAAATTCCTTCACCTGTTAAGGGAAAAGTATTAGAATTAAAAGTTGAAGAGGGAACAGTCGCAACCGTCGGGCAGACAATCATTACATTTGATGCACCAGGGTACGAAGATCTTCAATTTAAAGGTAGCGACGAATCATCAGAAGCTAAAACTGAAGAGGCTAAAGCAGAAGAAGCTGAAGCACCTGCACAAGAAACAGCAGCCAAGCAGGATGATGCAGACGCAGATCCGAATAAACGCGTCATCGCAATGCCTTCCGTTCGCAAATATGCTCGTGAAAAAGGCGTTGATATCGCGAAGGTTGCCGGTTCCGGCAAAAACGGACGGGTTCTCAAAGAAGATATCGACAGCTTCTTAAACGGAGGTGCAGCAGTAGAAGCTCCAGCTGCTCAAGCTGAAGAGAAAGCAGAACCTGCTCAACAGCCGCAAGCTGCAGTACAAGTTCCGGAAGGCGAGTTCCCTGAAACACGCGAAAAAATGAGCGGAATCCGCAAAGCCATCGCAAAAGCTATGGTGAATTCCAAACATACCGCTCCACACGTTACACTAATGGATGAAGTCGATGTAACAAACCTTGTCGCACACCGTAAGCAGTTTAAACAAGTTGCGGCTGACCAAGGCATTAAGCTGACTTACCTGCCTTACGTGGTAAAAGCTTTAACATCAGCTCTGAAAAAATATCCTGTACTTAACACATCAATCGACGATAATACAGATGAAGTGATTCAGAAGCACTACTACAACATCGGTATTGCAGCAGACACCGACAAAGGACTGCTTGTGCCGGTTGTTAAAAATGCGGACCGCAAAGCTGTGTTTGAGATTTCCAATGAAATCAACGAACTTGCGACAAAAGCGCGCGAAGGCAAGCTTGCTCCTGCTGAAATGAAAGGCGCTTCTTGCACAATCACCAACATCGGTTCT is a window encoding:
- the pdhB gene encoding pyruvate dehydrogenase complex E1 component subunit beta, whose translation is MAQMTMIQAITDALRTELKNDENVLVFGEDVGVNGGVFRATEGLQKEFGEDRVFDTPLAESGIGGLALGMGLQGFRPVMEIQFFGFVYEVMDSVSGQMARMRYRSGGRWTSPVTIRSPFGGGVHTPELHADSLEGLVAQQPGLKVVIPSTPYDAKGLLISAIRDNDPVVFLEHMKLYRSFRQEVPEEEYTIEIGKADVKREGTDLSIITYGAMVHESLKAAEELEKEGVSAEVVDLRTVSPLDIDAIIASVEKTGRAIVVQEAQKQAGIAANVVAEINDRAILSLEAPVLRVAAPDTVFPFSQAEGVWLPNHKDVLETAKKVLEF
- a CDS encoding dihydrolipoamide acetyltransferase family protein; the encoded protein is MAFEFKLPDIGEGIHEGEIVKWFVKPNDEVNEDDVLAEVQNDKAVVEIPSPVKGKVLELKVEEGTVATVGQTIITFDAPGYEDLQFKGSDESSEAKTEEAKAEEAEAPAQETAAKQDDADADPNKRVIAMPSVRKYAREKGVDIAKVAGSGKNGRVLKEDIDSFLNGGAAVEAPAAQAEEKAEPAQQPQAAVQVPEGEFPETREKMSGIRKAIAKAMVNSKHTAPHVTLMDEVDVTNLVAHRKQFKQVAADQGIKLTYLPYVVKALTSALKKYPVLNTSIDDNTDEVIQKHYYNIGIAADTDKGLLVPVVKNADRKAVFEISNEINELATKAREGKLAPAEMKGASCTITNIGSAGGQWFTPVINHPEVAILGIGRIAEKAIVRDGEIVAAPVLALSLSFDHRMIDGATAQNALNHIKRLLNDPQLILMEA